The Candidatus Zixiibacteriota bacterium genome window below encodes:
- a CDS encoding YkvA family protein has product MRFLERLRTAARGLRRETTALYFVARDPRVPWHARIFILCVVGYALSPLDLIPDTIPILGYLDDLILVPLGVYVALKMVPEAVLRECRERALAGPAPAPSRLAAAVVVLLWIAAAAAVVGYFLSLP; this is encoded by the coding sequence ATGCGATTCCTCGAGAGGCTCCGGACCGCGGCGCGCGGGCTTCGGCGCGAGACCACGGCGCTCTATTTCGTCGCGCGGGATCCCCGCGTGCCGTGGCACGCCCGGATTTTCATCCTTTGTGTCGTCGGTTACGCGCTGAGCCCGCTCGACCTGATTCCCGACACGATCCCGATTCTGGGCTACCTGGACGACCTGATCCTGGTGCCCCTGGGAGTCTACGTTGCCCTGAAGATGGTGCCCGAGGCGGTGCTTCGGGAATGCCGCGAACGGGCGCTCGCGGGGCCGGCACCCGCTCCCAGCCGGCTGGCCGCCGCCGTCGTCGTGTTGCTCTGGATTGCCGCCGCGGCCGCGGTGGTGGGCTACTTCCTGTCGCTCCCCTGA
- a CDS encoding ABC transporter ATP-binding protein has protein sequence MAILKVQGLVKTYRDVRALDNVSFEFESGILSFLGPSGCGKTTLLRSIAGLEVPEAGSISIAGKVQTSIEQGILVPPYSRAIGFVFQNYALWPHMTVYRNVTFGLKLRKLPEEEIRRRALSALELVGLKGKEERYPSQLSGGQQQRVALARSLALEPRLILLDEPLSNLDAKLREEMRGELRKLIKKVGISALYVTHDQEEAFTISDAVIVMESGRILQYAAPDEIYNHPAHPFVASFIGHSALLDGRVVRVEGERWFVNVPDFDKVLVCSGTGSVPAGAACKVVIRTSEIRLSNERFPDGTDNVLEGQMLSRQFRGGLTDHFIQVGRRELVVTSHRHCPMVRLNGQSGKTYLSIDRSAISVITEPAGPADG, from the coding sequence ATGGCGATCCTTAAGGTCCAAGGGCTGGTCAAGACGTACCGGGACGTCCGGGCCCTGGACAACGTCAGCTTCGAGTTCGAGTCGGGGATTCTTTCCTTTCTCGGGCCCTCAGGTTGCGGGAAAACCACGCTGCTGCGGTCGATCGCGGGCCTGGAGGTCCCGGAAGCCGGCTCGATCTCGATCGCCGGCAAGGTTCAGACGTCGATCGAGCAAGGCATCCTGGTTCCGCCCTACTCGCGCGCGATCGGCTTTGTCTTCCAGAACTATGCCCTCTGGCCCCACATGACCGTCTATCGCAACGTCACCTTCGGACTCAAGCTGCGCAAGCTTCCCGAGGAGGAGATCCGGCGGCGCGCGCTTTCGGCCCTCGAGCTGGTCGGGCTCAAGGGAAAGGAGGAGCGTTATCCATCGCAGCTGAGCGGCGGCCAGCAGCAGCGGGTCGCGCTCGCCCGCAGCCTGGCGCTCGAGCCCCGCCTGATCCTGCTCGACGAGCCCCTGAGCAACCTGGACGCGAAGCTGCGCGAAGAGATGCGCGGGGAGCTGCGCAAGCTGATCAAGAAGGTCGGGATCAGCGCCCTCTACGTCACCCACGACCAGGAAGAGGCCTTCACCATCTCGGACGCGGTGATCGTCATGGAATCCGGCAGAATCCTGCAGTACGCCGCCCCCGACGAAATCTACAACCACCCCGCCCATCCCTTCGTGGCGTCGTTCATCGGTCACTCGGCGCTCCTCGACGGCAGGGTGGTCCGGGTGGAAGGCGAACGCTGGTTTGTCAACGTGCCGGACTTCGACAAGGTCCTGGTGTGCTCGGGGACCGGCAGCGTGCCGGCTGGCGCCGCGTGCAAGGTGGTGATCCGCACCAGCGAGATCCGCCTGAGCAACGAGCGGTTCCCGGACGGGACCGACAATGTCCTCGAGGGACAGATGCTCAGCCGCCAGTTCCGCGGCGGCCTGACCGACCATTTCATCCAGGTGGGGCGGCGCGAACTGGTGGTGACCTCGCACCGCCACTGTCCGATGGTGCGGCTCAACGGCCAGTCCGGAAAGACCTACCTCTCCATCGATCGCTCCGCGATCAGCGTCATCACGGAGCCGGCGGGCCCGGCCGATGGATAG
- a CDS encoding iron ABC transporter permease: MDSATLAGHRASSGWSSLKIAYRQGTVIPLLASVVAGGAIVTPIVIVLLRSLTTGRLGAATGFTFENYLRVFADRDILAMLNNSILYAAGSAGLGTGLGALLAWIVARTNTPGKALVELMPLYPILMPPIMKNIAWILLLAPKSGILNNMLQQVFGIQEQVFNAFSMAGMIWVFGLACVPLGYLFLLPVFLSFDPSLEESAYIAGSKPVHTMLHITFPLAVPAFLSAFILNFLRGLRSFETPVLQGTPAGIKVFVSRVYDSMALEFNTGLATSYSTVLVVLSVLTLLFYVRATRFSERYATITGKGYRVKVIDIGPWKYVTFLAVFLYFMAGIAIPFAVLIIVSLIPYFDYETFMSFPTRMVLTNYYTVMRHPSFVTGLYNSLVLSVTIAVVTVLAGIVMAFTIYRTRAYGTKVFEFIGTLPLAFPPLVLSVGLVIIFLGTPLYNSLWALGLGLFVAYFPYAFRNASGSIVNIHKELDEAAWVHGAKWRHVFFSITLPILKPSVGGALFYIFVEAIRNVDVAVLLTSPGNEYGPVTLFEYFRVGQWAEAAAGGVIYLIILIVAVSFAKFAFKMKFSL, encoded by the coding sequence ATGGATAGCGCGACTCTGGCCGGACACCGGGCGAGCAGCGGCTGGAGCTCGCTGAAGATCGCCTACCGGCAGGGCACCGTGATTCCGCTGCTCGCCAGCGTCGTGGCGGGCGGTGCGATCGTCACGCCGATCGTCATCGTGCTCCTGCGCAGCCTGACCACCGGCAGGCTGGGAGCGGCGACCGGGTTCACCTTCGAGAACTACCTGCGCGTCTTCGCCGACCGCGACATTCTCGCGATGCTCAACAACTCGATCCTCTACGCGGCGGGATCCGCCGGCCTCGGCACCGGCCTCGGCGCCCTCCTTGCATGGATCGTCGCGCGCACGAACACTCCCGGCAAGGCCCTGGTGGAGCTGATGCCCCTCTATCCGATTCTGATGCCGCCGATCATGAAGAACATCGCGTGGATCCTCCTGCTCGCGCCCAAGTCGGGAATCCTCAACAACATGCTCCAGCAGGTTTTCGGCATCCAGGAGCAGGTCTTCAACGCGTTCAGCATGGCCGGCATGATCTGGGTTTTCGGCCTCGCCTGCGTGCCGCTGGGATACCTCTTCCTCCTGCCGGTCTTCCTCTCGTTCGACCCCTCGCTGGAGGAAAGCGCCTACATCGCCGGGAGCAAGCCGGTTCACACCATGCTCCACATCACGTTTCCGCTCGCGGTCCCGGCCTTCCTCTCGGCTTTCATCCTGAACTTCCTGCGCGGCCTGCGCTCTTTCGAGACGCCGGTGCTCCAGGGAACGCCCGCGGGCATCAAGGTTTTCGTCAGCCGCGTGTACGACTCCATGGCGCTCGAGTTCAACACGGGACTGGCGACCTCGTACAGCACCGTGCTGGTGGTGCTGTCGGTCCTTACGCTGTTGTTCTACGTTCGCGCCACCCGCTTTTCCGAGCGTTACGCCACGATCACCGGCAAAGGCTACCGGGTCAAGGTCATCGACATCGGTCCCTGGAAGTACGTGACGTTTCTCGCCGTGTTCCTCTACTTCATGGCGGGAATCGCGATTCCGTTCGCCGTCCTGATCATCGTATCGCTGATTCCCTACTTCGACTACGAGACCTTCATGAGCTTTCCCACCAGGATGGTGCTCACGAACTACTACACGGTCATGCGGCATCCGAGCTTCGTCACCGGCCTTTACAATTCCCTGGTGCTCTCGGTCACCATCGCCGTGGTCACCGTCCTGGCCGGCATCGTCATGGCGTTCACGATCTACCGGACGCGGGCGTACGGCACGAAGGTCTTCGAGTTCATCGGCACGCTTCCCCTGGCCTTCCCTCCGCTGGTCCTCTCCGTCGGGCTGGTGATCATCTTCCTCGGAACGCCGCTTTACAACAGCCTCTGGGCGCTGGGGCTGGGACTGTTCGTGGCCTATTTTCCGTACGCGTTCCGCAACGCGTCCGGCTCGATCGTGAACATCCACAAGGAGCTGGACGAGGCCGCCTGGGTGCACGGCGCCAAATGGCGCCACGTCTTCTTCAGCATCACGCTGCCGATCCTGAAGCCTTCGGTGGGCGGGGCGCTCTTTTACATTTTCGTCGAGGCGATCCGCAACGTCGACGTCGCGGTCCTGCTCACCTCGCCGGGCAACGAGTACGGTCCGGTGACCCTTTTCGAGTACTTTCGCGTCGGGCAGTGGGCCGAGGCGGCCGCCGGAGGCGTGATCTACCTGATCATCCTGATCGTCGCGGTCTCTTTCGCCAAGTTCGCGTTCAAAATGAAGTTCAGCCTGTGA
- a CDS encoding cupin domain-containing protein: MADFYSEWLERSKKIEATVNEAPRVARAKDLKWVRTVQDYRAALMIAPETGFPTGGSCLMRAEIPAGWHTGKHLHGEEAIYIESGEGFMILDGKRYDFFPGTIFHVPYRSVHQLFNTGKTPVGYLSGLAWHLEASVYMGKMEQLEPCGENDPKLLAQFPPEESQYWPEDGRRISMHQHQQEKSDESKHGATYFLMGRSGKQNGFKATGVAISSIFVDLPHTKSHSHAHPEAYLYALEGDGYSEIGGKRYDWNQGDAVHVPPGMMHHQHFNPYDREMKELRFEFGIRYWLVDQWKGYTTVDKHLRATTHMID; encoded by the coding sequence ATGGCCGATTTCTACAGCGAGTGGCTCGAGCGATCGAAGAAAATAGAAGCAACCGTGAACGAGGCGCCGCGGGTCGCCCGGGCGAAGGATCTGAAGTGGGTGCGGACCGTGCAGGACTACCGGGCAGCGCTCATGATCGCCCCGGAGACGGGCTTTCCCACCGGGGGGAGCTGCCTCATGCGGGCCGAGATCCCCGCAGGCTGGCACACCGGCAAGCACCTGCACGGCGAAGAGGCGATTTACATCGAGAGCGGGGAAGGATTCATGATCCTCGACGGGAAGCGCTACGATTTCTTTCCCGGGACCATCTTCCACGTTCCCTACCGCTCCGTGCACCAGCTGTTCAACACCGGAAAGACCCCCGTCGGCTATCTCTCGGGCCTGGCCTGGCACCTGGAAGCCAGCGTCTACATGGGAAAGATGGAGCAGCTCGAGCCGTGCGGCGAGAACGATCCGAAGCTCCTGGCCCAGTTTCCCCCGGAGGAGTCCCAGTACTGGCCCGAGGACGGCCGGCGGATTTCGATGCACCAGCACCAGCAGGAGAAATCGGACGAGTCCAAGCACGGCGCCACCTATTTCCTCATGGGCCGCAGCGGGAAGCAGAACGGGTTCAAAGCCACCGGCGTCGCGATCAGCTCGATCTTCGTCGACCTCCCGCACACGAAGAGCCACAGCCACGCCCACCCCGAAGCGTACCTCTACGCCCTCGAAGGCGACGGCTACTCGGAGATCGGCGGCAAGCGCTACGACTGGAACCAGGGCGATGCGGTTCACGTCCCCCCGGGAATGATGCACCACCAGCATTTCAATCCCTACGACCGCGAGATGAAGGAGCTGCGCTTCGAGTTCGGCATCCGCTACTGGCTCGTCGACCAGTGGAAGGGCTATACTACGGTCGACAAGCACCTGCGGGCGACGACGCACATGATCGATTAG